From the genome of Vicinamibacterales bacterium:
AGCCGTCGCCGGGCGACGCCCCGCTCGTGGCCGACGCCTCGTCGGACATCTTCAGCCGGCCCATCGACGTGTCGAAGTACGGCCTCATCTATGCCGGCGCCCAGAAGAACCTCGGCCCGTCCGGGGTCACGCTGGTCATCGTGCGCGAGGACCTGCTGGCACGGTCCAGCGCGTCGCTCCACACCATGATGAACTACGCGACCCACGCGGAGAACGGGTCGATGTACAACACGCCCCCCTGCTTCGGCATCTACCTGATGGGCCTCGTGATGAAGTGGGCGCTCGCCCAGGGCGGCCTGTCCGCGATCGCGGCGGCGAACGAGCGCAAGGCGACGGCCCTCTACGCCGAAATCGATCGCACCGGGTTCTACCGGGGCACGGCCGCGAAGGACAGCCGGTCGCGGATGAACATCACGTTCCGGCTCCCCTCGGAAGATCTGGAGAAGCAGTTCGTCAAGGAGTCCACGGCCGCCGGCCTCGATGGCTTGAAGGGCCACCGGTCGGTCGGCGGGATGCGGGCGTCGATCTACAACGCCTTCCCCGAGGCCGGCATCACGGCGCTCGTGGACTTCATGCGGGAGTTCGAGCGGAAGAACGGGTAGGGGGAACTGACGCAGCAGGGACTCGGGACTCGGGACCAGGGACCAGGGGATCACGCTGTCACGCTGTCTCAGTCTGATTACGGTATGTCGGCTTCACGCGTGCTCGTCGTCGCCGCCACCCCCCGCGAGCTCGCGGAGGGAGAGGACTGGGACGGGCTCGTGTGCGGGGTGGGGCCGGTGGACGCGGGGATCGCCACCGCGTCGGCGATCGCGCGCGTGCGGCCGCTGGCCATCGTGCACGTCGGCATCGCCGGGGCACGGGCGGCGTCGGGGCTGGTGCCGCCGGCGCTCGTCATCGGCGGCGGGAGCCTTTACTGCGATCTCGGAGTCCCGGAGCAGTGGGCGCCGCGGCGGCTGTCGCCGGACGCGCGCCTGCTCGCGGCGGCCCGGCGCGCCCTGCCAGGGAGCGTGGAGCGCGTGATCGGCACGAGCGGCCGGGTGGGACAGACGTCGGGATGCGACGTCGAGGCGATGGAGGGCTTCGCCGTGCTGCGGGCGGCGGCGCTCGCCGGAGTGCCCGCCATCGAGGTCCGGGCGATCTCGAACGCCGTCGAGGAGCCCGACCGGTCCCGCTGGCGGTTCGGCGAC
Proteins encoded in this window:
- the serC gene encoding 3-phosphoserine/phosphohydroxythreonine transaminase, with the translated sequence MTNRIHNFSAGPAILPEPVLLEAQRDLVSLPGVGMSVLEISHRSKTFEAILANAEADLRALGGVPDNYKVLFLQGGASMQFSMVPLNLLTPGATADYIVTGGWSQKAVKEAKRVGTVHVAATTEGENFSRVPRQDELTLTPGAAYVHFTTNNTLFGTEWAVEPSPGDAPLVADASSDIFSRPIDVSKYGLIYAGAQKNLGPSGVTLVIVREDLLARSSASLHTMMNYATHAENGSMYNTPPCFGIYLMGLVMKWALAQGGLSAIAAANERKATALYAEIDRTGFYRGTAAKDSRSRMNITFRLPSEDLEKQFVKESTAAGLDGLKGHRSVGGMRASIYNAFPEAGITALVDFMREFERKNG